Genomic segment of Acidobacteriota bacterium:
AATGCTTTTATTTGTTTTCGAATTGACTGGAATTTATTTTCGGATGTAGTCGTTCTTCTTGGGCGTGGAAGCGAGCGGCCGATGCCATCGCGGCTCGGCTGTCAACCATCAATCCCCTCGGAGGAACTGCCATGTCCGTCTCGATCCGCCACGATCCCTTTCCCGTCGGAGAGCCTTACCACGGCATTTACGCCCACGGCGTCGAGACCCGCGCCGGGGCGCGATTGCTCCACATCTCCGGGCAGATCGGAGTGGCTCCCGATGGCTCCCTGGCGCGGGACTTCGACGGTCAGTGCCGCCAGGCCTTGGCCAACCTCGAGGCCGTGCTCGGTGCCGCCGACATGGAGCTCTCGAACATCGTCAAGATGTCCTTCTTCCTGGTGCGGCGCGAGGACATGGAGCCGCTGCTCGAGGTGCGCCGCGACCTCCTCGACGGCGTCCGTCCGGCGATCACCACCGTCTACGTCGCCGGCCTGGTGTCGCCCGACTGGCTGGTGGAGGTCGAGGCCATCGCCGCGGCGTAACGACCCTCGCGATCGCCACGCCTGAAACGGGGAAGGCCCGTTCAGGAGGTGGTCCGCGATGAGGGATGGGAAGACTGCGAACCGTTGTCCCGGTGTTCGGGCAGCGCTGCTCTGGGCCCTCGCCGCCGTGACGGTGCTTGGTCTGTCGCCGTCGCGGGGGTGGGGGTCGCCAGCGGCGGCCATGTCGCCGGTGGCGGTGCCGTCGAGTGCCCTCTTACCGCCGGCGCGAGTCTTCGTGCTGCCGGTGGTGCTGGTGCCGGCGGACCAGCTTCATCTGGTCGAGGCCGGGACCAGCGGCCGGGATTTGGTGCGTCGGCCGATGAGGTCGTCCCACCGCGACGAGTTCCGCCGCGGGCGCCAGAATCTCGGCATCTTCCTCCGCATGGCGCAGCGCAAGTACCGCGCCATGCTGCGCCATCCCACCCTCGGAACCGACCGCGGCACCTTCCGGCTGGCTAGCTGGCAGGGCCGCGCCGTGGAGGTGCGGGAGCGGCGGTCGGTGCTGCAGCCGCTGGTGGTGCGCTCGGCCCTCAGCCGGGCCGAGATGGCGAACGCCTACGCTGCCGGCGAGTATCCCTTCCTCGCCGAAGTCTTGGCGGCGGTCGACTGTCGTCAGGGAAGCTGTCCCTTCGTCTTCGCCATCGCCGCCGTCGGCGAGCCGATCCACATCGCCGGCGGCCGCAAGCTCAACCACGGCTACGACTCCGGTGGCGGTTTCGCCATCTTCAACTTTCGCAGGGAGCTGGTGGAGGTCGACCGTGCCGGATCGCCGGTGCATTTCTTTTCCACCCTGCTGCACGAGCTCGGCCATGCCTTCGGCCTGCCCCACGTCAGCGACTTCTGCGGCGATACGGCGGCCTGCCCGGCGCGGCTGTCGATCAACGGCAGCCCTTCGGTGATGAGCTACAACTCCGCCAACTGGATCTACGGCTGCGGCCATGCTCAGTCGTCGTCGAATCCGAGCGACGGCGCCTGTACCTATCCCGGCGACGCCGTCATCGACGCCCTGCCCGGGAGCCTGATCGCCGAGGATCTGCGCATCCTGAGCCAGAACGATCGTGTTTTCCCGGGGCTGGTTGTGGAACGGCCGGTGGACGCGCCGGGCCTCGAGGTCTTCGAGCTCAGTGGCCTCGGCGATACGCCGATTCCCGGTCACCAGACCCTTGAGCTGTTGTCGGCCTGGACCCACGAGGGGTTCTGGACGCCGCCTTCGGTGCTGCTCGGTGGTGACGACAATCCCATGCCGCAGTTCTTCGATCCCTTCGACGGCATCCACATGTGGCATTCGAAGGACCTCGGACCGCAGGGCTGGGCGGTGGTGTCGATCGCCTTTCCGGAGGAGGTGGACCTGCGTCGTATCGACGTCTATTCGGGCTATGGCAGCGGCACTCACCGGGCAAAACGAGTGCGGGTTCGCGCCGGCTCCAGCTTCGAGACCGCCGCCTTTTTCGCCAGCGCCAACCAGACGATTCCCTTCAAGCATCGCGCCCGGGTGTTTCATCTCTGGCTGCAAGCCGGCGATTCGGGCCATGTGGTGCTGCGCGGTGTGCGCCTCTTCGGCGAAGTCGAGGGCACCGTGCGCGAGATCTACCCGGCCGCCGAGCCGCGGGTGGTGGCGACCTCCGTCGGCACTTGGGGTGGTGGCGTCGAAAACGTGGTGGGCTCGGACCAGTCGGTGCGTCTGGGCAGTAAGGCTTTCGAGGCCGCCAGCTCCTGGCACCCCCAGGCGGTGACCCCGGGCGCCTGGGTGTCCCTGACGGTGGAGTTCCCGCAGGAGGTGGAGCTCGGCCTGGTGAAGGTCCACACCGGCCACTCCGGCGGCGTTCACCGGGCGCGCGAGGTGCAGGTCGAGCGGCGCTGCTTCTGCGGCGTCGCCGATGCCGCCGCTTGCGCCGCGAGCACCGTCGCCTGTAGCGGTCAGCCGGTCGGCAGCGCGGTCTTCGAGTTCCTGCGGCGGACTCCCTCCGGGGCCGACGAGCTGGTGAGCTTTGCGAGTCGCCGGGCGCGCACCTGGAAAGTCGCCCTGCGCACGCCGACCGCTGCCGAGCAGCCCGACCACCCCGGCTTCGTCGCCCTGCGCGGTCTGCGCTTCTTCTTGCCCAGCGGTCTCGAGATCTTTCCGGCACGCTTCGTCGACGACGGTCTCTAGTCGCTCACGGTGATCCCCGTGGTCGTGGAAATGGCCGGTTGTTAGCTGTGAGAGACTTACGAAATCTTTCGACCTCTCGATTGATAGGTGTATGGAACCAACCTCGTCCCCTCGCTCCGCCGGGACCGACCGGAGTCTGCGCCGGCGGCGGGTGGCCCGTGCCATCGAGGATTTCTGCGCGGGTCGTGATCGCGAGGCCAGCTTCCGTCTCGTCTACGAGACCTATCACCGAGCGCTGCTGGGCTTCTTCCGGCGTCGTGGGGTGCCGGCCGAAGAAACCCTCGACCTAACCCAAGAGACCTTTCTCGGGATTTACAAGGGATTGGAGGGCTATCGACACTCGGACCGCTTCGAGGGCTGGATCTTCCGCATCGCCGAGACCTGCTGGCTGAAGAAGCTGCGGGCGTCGGCGACGGCGAAGCGTTCTGCGGTCGAGACCTCTTTGGACGCCCTGGGGCGCGGAGAAGGGACTGCGGAGCAGCAGCTCCACCGCGCCCTCGCGGGTGAGCGGCGGGAGCGGGTGCGAGCCGCGGTTCGCAACCTGCCGGGCCAGATGCGGCGCTGCTTGACGCTGCGGCTGCAGCAGGAGCTGAGCTATCGTGAGATCGCGGTGGTTCTGCGCTTGAGCCCCGAGACGGTCAAGGTGCATCTGAGCCGGGCTCGCCAGCGCTTGAAGCAAGAGTTGGGCTCGCTCGACCTCGACGGGCCGGAGGATCCATGAACGACGAGACGCTGCGCAACGAATTGGTGCAGGAGCTGCGGCGAGCGGCGGTGGACGCCGTGGATGGTGCGGAGCTCTCCGACGACACCCTTTGCGCTTACCTCGAAGGGACCCTGCCGGAGGCGGCCGAGGACCAGATGCGGGAGGCCGCGACGGCGGATCCCGCGCTCGCCGCGCGCCTGGTCGACCTCGCGGCGCTCTTGGAGGCAGCGCCGCCGAGGGACGGGGCGGACCAGCGGGCGGTCACCGCCGACTTCGACGACTTTCGCGAGCGCCTCGAGCGAGCCGAGGGCCCGACCGCTGGCAGTCCGCCCATCGCAGGAGCCGCCGGGCCGTCGGGCCGGGTGCTGGTGTCATGGATTGCCGCGGCATCGTTGGTGCTGGCGGTCGGGGCGGCGCTGCTGCGCGCTCCCGGCAACGGCGGGGAGATGCTGGTGGCCAACGTCAGGCCGCCCGAGGAGCAGGGGGTGGTGCGCGGCGAAGACACGGCGCAGTTTGGCACCCGAGGGCCGGGGCCGGTGCTGCAGCTCGTGCACGACGATCCCGGCGAGGCCACCGTCGGTGCTGCCGGGGCCGACTGGCTCTATGTCGAAGCCCTCGCCCAGGCGCGGGGTGAGGTCTGCTCCGGCGAGCTGCTTCAGGAGGGCGCGGAGGGGCGTTCCCTCGCGGAGTTGCGACTGATGGCCGGCAAGGTCTACTTCGCTCTCCGCCCTGAGGTCGGCAGCTATCGTGTCGAGTTGCGCTGCGACGGAGCCGTGGCGCCCTTCTCCTATCGCTTTCGGGTGGTCGGGGACTAGCCCGCCTTTCTCACCGAACCTCCGCTGCGAGGGCCTATGTCTCCGAACTTGATACCTGGAGCAGCCGTTGGCTGGCGCAGAGTCGGCGCCGGCTGGTGCCTTGGCGCCGCCTCCCTGCTGGCTGCCTGCTCGCCCGCTGGAGATCGCGACTCGGCGGTCCGGGAGGCCTGTCGCCGGGCCCTCGATCTGACCGCCGGCCAGGCCGTGGAGATTTCCCCGGCGCAGTCCGAGTCCATCGTCTGCTTGGCCTTCGAGGCGGCGGCGAGCCAGCGCCTCGAGGTGGTTGTCGAGCAGCGCGGTGTCGATGTCGAGCTGCGTCTACTGACCCCCGCCGGAGAACCTCTGGCGGTGCAAGACCGGCTGATCGACTACCGGGGGCCGGAGCACCTTCTGGCGGTGAGCCAGACGGCTGGCCGACACCACCTCGTGATCACGCCGCTGGCGCGGGTTGGGGGCGGGCACTATCGGGTCGAGCTCGGGGCGCTGCGAGCAGCATCGGAGCGAGATCGCGCCTTGGTGGCGGCCTACCGAGATCTGGCCGCCGCCCGAGCGACGATTGCCGAAGCGGAGACCCTGCCGGAGCTGCGCCGGATCGCCCAGCGATTTCGCGATCTCGGGGAGCCGGTGGGCGAAGGTGAAGCCCTCGACGCCATCGGTGATTGGTTCGGGCGCCAGCGTCAGTGGCGGCGCGCCGCTTCCGCCTATGGCCGCGCGGCGTCCCTCTTCGAGGGTGCCTCCGAAACCGTTCTCGCCGCCTATGCCGGCAACCGCCAGGGGGCTGTGCTGATCCACGACAATCGGCCGCGGGCGGCGCTGCCGGTCTACCACCGTAGCCTCGACCTGGCTCGCCGCCTCGAGAACCCGGTCGTTCTCGGCAAGGCCCATCATGGCTTGGGTCAGTGCCATCAGCGCCTTGGGGAGCTGCAGCAGGCGCTCGAGTGGTACCGCGGCGCGCTCGCCTTCTGGGAAGAGCCGTACCACGAGGTCGACCGGGCCTACACGCTGCACAACCTGGGCATGCTGTTCCTGCGCCCCTTCCGCAACTTCGACCTCGCCCGTGATCACCTGCAGCGGGCCGCCGCCATCTCGCGGGCTCGAGGTTATGCCCCTGAGCTGCGCGATTCGTTGAGCGCTCTCGCCTTGGTCGAGATCGCCGCCGTCGATCCCGAGGCCGAAGCCCTGACGGCGGGCGAGCGCTCGGCTCTCGAGGCGGCGGCGGAGGATCTGACCGAGGCCCTTCGGCTGGGCAGCTCGACGGGAGACTGCAGCGAGCCCCGGGACTTGGCGCGGCTGGCGGTGGTCGAGGGCAGGCTGGGGGTCGAGGGGTCCCCTTGGCAGCGGGCGGAGCGGGCCGAGAGGTTGCTCGCCGAGGAGGTTTGCAAGGGGCGCCGTGACCATGGGTTTCGTCTTCTCGGGGAGATATACCTGCGCGCCGGTGAGGCGCAGCGGGCCCTCGAGCTTTCGGCGGCGGCGCGACGCTGGGCCGAGGAGGAGGGCGATTCGCCGGCGCTGGCCGTCGCATTGGCGGTGCGGGCTCGGGCCCTGGTGGCCCTCGGCCGTGAGCCGGAAGCCTTGTCGACGGCGGCGCGGGCGATGAATCTGTTCTCGCGAATGCGCCTCGAGGTGGCCGGAGAGGAGCGCCGCAGCGATCTGATCGCGGCGGCCCATAGCCATCGCCAAACCTACGTCGATCTCCTGGTGGGATCAGGCCGTTCCGAGGTCGCCCTCGAGGCCGTGGAGGCGGGCCGGGCACGGTCCTTCCACGATCGCCTGACGGAGATCGGCGCCGGCCCGGGAGGTGGCCCGCCGGCGCTGCGGCCACGCATCCGGTCCGCCGCCCAGATGCAGGCCCTGCTGCAGCCTGGTGAGGTCCTGCTGGTTTATCACCTGGGAGAGGAGCGCAGCTATCTCTGGGAGGTCGACTCCCGGAAGCTCGCCCTCCACCAGCTCGCAGACCGCTCGACCCTCGAGCTCCTCGCCCGGGCCGCGGTCGATGATCTGCGACGACGGGACCGCCGGGGGAGCCGTTCACCGGCCGTTTGCCGCCTCGCCGGCGAGCTCCTCGGCCCCCTGGCTCGGCGCCTCGCCGAGCGTTCCGACGAGCATCTGGCGATCTCGGCTGATGGTGCCCTGCAAACGGTGCCCTTCGGCGCCCTGCCACACCCGGCGCAAGGCAATTGTGAGTCTTCGCCCTGGTTGATCGAAAGCCATCCGGTGTCGTCGGTGCCGTCGCTCTCGGTCGTCGCCCAGATGCGCTCCTTGTCGGCCGAGCGGGCGCCGGCTGGCCAAGCCCTGGCGGCGGTGGGGGACGCCATCTACTCGCGCGACGACGAGCGCTGTCCCTCCGGCGCCGGTAGCGCCTCGGTTCTGCCGCGGCTGCCGGGCTCCGGGCGAGAGGTGGCGACGGTCTGTCGCGCCAACGGTGGTGACTGCTTCGTCGGTGCCGAGGCTTCAAAGGAGCTCCTCCTCGACGGCACCTTGGCCGACTATCGATGGCTTCTGCTCGCCGTCCACGGGCGATCCGACGAGGCCCACCCGGGGCGGTCGCGGCTGGTCTTCACGCAGCGCGACGGCGACTGCCGAGCGGTTACCGGCAGTCTCTTCGCCTATCAGTTGGCAGGCCTGCGGTTGGGCGCCGATCTCACCGTCCTGAGCGCCTGCGAGTCCGGGCAAGGGCGGCAGGTCCTCGGCGAGGGGCTGGTGAACGGCCTGGTGCGGGGATTTTTCGTCGCCGGAAGCCCGCGGGTGATCGCCTCCCTCTGGCAGGTCGAAGACGAGGGCACCGCCGACCTGGTGGCGGATCTTTTCGCCAGCCTGTCGGCGGGGGCCGCCCCGGCCCGGGCGCTGCAGCAGGCCCAGGTGCGTGCCCTGCGGTCCGGGGCCCCGCCGCATCGCTGGGCGCCGCTAGTGCTGCAGGGCGACTGGCGCTAGCAGGCTGCTGAAATAGTCGCGTGGCGACTTATTCAAGCGCCTGCTGTTTATTTCAGGGGGGCTACGAGGCGCCCCCCCAAAGGCCTACGCGGCCCGGCTTCGCGCATGTCGTGCGCCTTCACCCCCGTCCTCAGCGGCTTTGCCGCTGCCTCGCCCGCTGGTCTCGGGGTCCCACCCGGGCAGGAAGTCCTCGAAACTGAACTTTTTCAGCAACCTGCTTCCGGGCCCGGAAGGGCCCGGCGGTGGCGTAGCCGCCGCGACGGGAGAGGAGGCCCAAGAACCACGCTTCTTGAGCCGGAGCGGGACGCGCAGTCAGGGGCGCGTAGCCCCTCTCGGAAAAAACAGCTAGCAGCGCTGGAAAAGTCGCGAAGCGGACTTTTTCAGCAGCCTGCTAGCCCGAGTCCCCCGTTTTCTCTCGTCTGGGATTAGACCTTTCGGGGAGAGTGCTCTCCCACCCTGGTCCGGGTGTCTCAGCGCTGCGCGGCGCGTCCTCCCTGCGCCGCCGTCGGTGGATGAGAGGCCCGGGCTCTTGACCTTGATTTCATTGGGTCGTCCGCGAGGCCGGCCCGGGAGGATGTCGCTATGAATCGAGATTTCTCTCAGCCCTCCGTCGCGAACCTCTGTCTCTGCTGCCGGTCTTCGGGAGCCTATTTTCATCACCTTTCGGGGGGCGGCGGGGGCTGGCCGCAGGCCTCGACGTCGCCGGGGGATCCGGGCCGGGACAATGTTCGCCCTCCCCTCGAAGATTCTTCTTGGACTCCCGGCGACCCGGGCCGGGACAACGTTCGTCCCCCCCTCGAGGACTCGTCGGCGGGGCCGTTCGATGGGCCTGGCGCTGGCAGCGCCCCGGGCGTCTGCAGTGTCTGTGGCGGCCCGCTGGTGGGGCTGCCGGTGCTGGCGCTACCGGCCTTGGCCCTGCCGTCCTCGGTCCCGACGGCAGGCGCCGAGGCCGACGCTGAAGATTGGGCGTCTGGTACGCGCAGTGGCTTTGTCATCCTCCGCCTGGTGCCGGGGTTGGTGCCGCGCCCCGACGCCGAGGCCGACCTCGACGAGCATGCCCGGCGCTGGGGAGCGACCGGCCTGCGACAGGCATTGGCCTGGGCCGCCGAGCAGCTCGACAGCGACGGCGATTGCCAGCTCACCACTCGGCCGTTGATCGATCTGCCGTCTGGTTTTTCGCAGGAACGAACCTCTCCGACGGTCCCTCGCGGCAATCGCGAGACCTTTCTGGACGGCCTGACCAGACTCGAGAAGGAGGCCGCGACCGGTGCGCTGCCGCCGCTCCACAGCCTGACCTCCTACTGGCGGGTGGATGCTCGGCCGGCGGCGCACCGCCTCGACGACTTGGTGGAGCGCTTCAATGCCCTGCCGGAGGTCGATCTCGCCTATGCCGAGCTCCAGGCGACCGAAACCAACGCCGGCGGCGCCGGCTTCACGGGCCTGCAGGATTTCCTCGACGACGCTCCGGTGGGAATCTCCGGCACCTGGGCGCAGGCCCAGGTGGAGGCCTTGTCGACCACCAAGAGTGCGACCCTCTACGACTGCGAGCAGGGCTGGATTCTCAGTCATCACGAGCTCGCGGGCTCGGTGGCGGCGCCGCTGGTCAACCACAACCGACACGGTCACGGCGGCTATCTCGGTCACCACGGCACCGCGGTGCTGGGAGAGATGGTGGGCAGCTCTCGCCTTCGCGGGCCCCTGCGCAAAGCCTGCCGATTCGCCACCGCCAGCCACTTCCGGCGCGCCGAGAGCACTCCCTTCGGAGACTTCAATGGCAATGTCGCCGAGGCCATCGTCGGCTGCCTGCTGACGGCCCTGGGGCAGCGTCGCGCCGGTGTCGGCGACCTTCTTCTGCTCGAGGTCCAGCGCGGCCGCCGGCCCACCGAGCTCGATCCGGCGGACCGCGATGCCATCCGGCTGGCGGTGTCCTGTGGCGTGGTGGTGGTCGAAGCGGCCGGCAACGGTGGCTACGACCTCGATCGCCTGCGGGATCCCGAGGGCCGGCGTTCCCTCGATCGTCGGGGGTCTGCCTTTGTCGACTCCGGCGCCATTTTGGTGGGGGCGGCCGAGGCGGCATTACCCCACGATCGCGCCTCCTTCTCGAACTATGGATCGCGAGTCGACTGCTTCGCCTGGGGAGAGGGGGTCACCAGTGGCGGCTACGGTGACTTCGATGCCGGAGCCACCGCCGCCGACCTCGATGATTTCTACACCAACACCTTCAACGGCACCAGCAGCGCCGCTCCCATCATCGCCACGGCGGCGGCCCTGGTGCAGTGCCTGCACTATGCGGAGATGGCGGCTTGGCTGTCGCCGCTGATGCTGCGGCGCCTGCTCTCGGAGCCTGATTGGGGAACGCCTCAGGGGCCCGGTGTTGGCGGCTTCATTGGCGTCATGCCCGATCTCCGGCGGGTTGTCGGGCGCGGCCTCGGGCTCGCCGCCGAGGTCTACCAGCGGCGCTTCGTGGGCGACGACGGTTTCGGCTCGAGCTTGCCACAGGGCGCCAGCTCGTGCCCCGACGTCTTGGTCCTTCCGCTACCGGTAGATTCTGCCGCGGAGCAGGCCCAGGACGAAGCCAGCGGCGAGCTCGGCCCGTGGGTCGACGATGCGACGCCGGGCGGTGCCGTCGAGCTGAAGCCGGGCGACGATCTCCGGGTGCTGGTGCGCGCCCGCAATCGGGGTGCCCTGTCTGGCGACTCGGTCCGGGTCTCCGTCTGGCCGGCGCCGGTGGCCACCTTGCTGACGCCGGATCGTTGGTATCCAGCGCTGCATTGGCCTGGCCAGGTCGGTCTCGACCTCGAGACCCTGATCACCTCGCCGGGAGCGGTGGTGCCGGCCGGTGATCAGCTCGCCCCGGTGGCGGGTTTTCGCTGGCAGGTCGGTCCGGACGCCGCGGCTGGGATGGCGTGGGTCTCCTACCTGCGCAACTCGGACGACGCCCCACCGCCGCCCCTGACCAGCCGCGACTTCGACCGCTCGCGCTGGTGGCGGTACGTGATCGGCGGCCATGGCTACGCGATTCGCAATCTCCACGCGATCGATGTCTCGGGCCCCCAGGAAGTCGAGCTCTCCTTCGAGGTGACCGGAGCGCCGGACCAGTCCCGGCGCTTCGATCTCGAGGTGATCCGCCGCCTGCCTTCGGCGGCGGCGGTGCGTCTCGCAGGGCCGGCGGCGCTGATTCAGTCATTGCGCCAGCGGCGTCCGTGGATCTCGGTGAGCGGCTCGTCCCTCGAGCTGCCCGCCTGGCCGCGGCTGCGCTTCCGCGACCTGCGCCTGCCGGTGGCGGCCTGTCTGCCGGCCAAGCTGGTCTTGCCCGCTGGCGATCTCGAGGTCGGACACGAAGTGGCGATTCGCCAGCTCTGGCGCGGTCGCGAGGTCGGTCGGATCACCTGGCGAGTGCGCTCTGCGTAGCGCAAGGTTCTGCCCGCAGTAACCCTTCCCTTGGTGCATCGGATTACTCCTCCCTGAACACTCACTGGCGAGCCTCACAGGATGCGGGGCTCGCCGAACGCAAAGGAGGTCTGTGGTGCCGAACGAAAAGAAATCTGATGCAGGAAGGCCGTCGAAGAGCTATCTCCAGGACTGTGTCGAATTGCTCGAGCAGAGCCTTGCCGGCCTCGAGCGTCGGTCGCGGGTCGAGGATCCCTTCTCGGCCGATCTCGCAGCCGCCGTCGGACCGACCCTCGACGCCCTCGGCAGCGTGCGCCAGAG
This window contains:
- a CDS encoding RidA family protein; translated protein: MSVSIRHDPFPVGEPYHGIYAHGVETRAGARLLHISGQIGVAPDGSLARDFDGQCRQALANLEAVLGAADMELSNIVKMSFFLVRREDMEPLLEVRRDLLDGVRPAITTVYVAGLVSPDWLVEVEAIAAA
- a CDS encoding sigma-70 family RNA polymerase sigma factor, with amino-acid sequence MEPTSSPRSAGTDRSLRRRRVARAIEDFCAGRDREASFRLVYETYHRALLGFFRRRGVPAEETLDLTQETFLGIYKGLEGYRHSDRFEGWIFRIAETCWLKKLRASATAKRSAVETSLDALGRGEGTAEQQLHRALAGERRERVRAAVRNLPGQMRRCLTLRLQQELSYREIAVVLRLSPETVKVHLSRARQRLKQELGSLDLDGPEDP
- a CDS encoding CHAT domain-containing tetratricopeptide repeat protein; the encoded protein is MSPNLIPGAAVGWRRVGAGWCLGAASLLAACSPAGDRDSAVREACRRALDLTAGQAVEISPAQSESIVCLAFEAAASQRLEVVVEQRGVDVELRLLTPAGEPLAVQDRLIDYRGPEHLLAVSQTAGRHHLVITPLARVGGGHYRVELGALRAASERDRALVAAYRDLAAARATIAEAETLPELRRIAQRFRDLGEPVGEGEALDAIGDWFGRQRQWRRAASAYGRAASLFEGASETVLAAYAGNRQGAVLIHDNRPRAALPVYHRSLDLARRLENPVVLGKAHHGLGQCHQRLGELQQALEWYRGALAFWEEPYHEVDRAYTLHNLGMLFLRPFRNFDLARDHLQRAAAISRARGYAPELRDSLSALALVEIAAVDPEAEALTAGERSALEAAAEDLTEALRLGSSTGDCSEPRDLARLAVVEGRLGVEGSPWQRAERAERLLAEEVCKGRRDHGFRLLGEIYLRAGEAQRALELSAAARRWAEEEGDSPALAVALAVRARALVALGREPEALSTAARAMNLFSRMRLEVAGEERRSDLIAAAHSHRQTYVDLLVGSGRSEVALEAVEAGRARSFHDRLTEIGAGPGGGPPALRPRIRSAAQMQALLQPGEVLLVYHLGEERSYLWEVDSRKLALHQLADRSTLELLARAAVDDLRRRDRRGSRSPAVCRLAGELLGPLARRLAERSDEHLAISADGALQTVPFGALPHPAQGNCESSPWLIESHPVSSVPSLSVVAQMRSLSAERAPAGQALAAVGDAIYSRDDERCPSGAGSASVLPRLPGSGREVATVCRANGGDCFVGAEASKELLLDGTLADYRWLLLAVHGRSDEAHPGRSRLVFTQRDGDCRAVTGSLFAYQLAGLRLGADLTVLSACESGQGRQVLGEGLVNGLVRGFFVAGSPRVIASLWQVEDEGTADLVADLFASLSAGAAPARALQQAQVRALRSGAPPHRWAPLVLQGDWR
- a CDS encoding S8 family serine peptidase, whose translation is MNRDFSQPSVANLCLCCRSSGAYFHHLSGGGGGWPQASTSPGDPGRDNVRPPLEDSSWTPGDPGRDNVRPPLEDSSAGPFDGPGAGSAPGVCSVCGGPLVGLPVLALPALALPSSVPTAGAEADAEDWASGTRSGFVILRLVPGLVPRPDAEADLDEHARRWGATGLRQALAWAAEQLDSDGDCQLTTRPLIDLPSGFSQERTSPTVPRGNRETFLDGLTRLEKEAATGALPPLHSLTSYWRVDARPAAHRLDDLVERFNALPEVDLAYAELQATETNAGGAGFTGLQDFLDDAPVGISGTWAQAQVEALSTTKSATLYDCEQGWILSHHELAGSVAAPLVNHNRHGHGGYLGHHGTAVLGEMVGSSRLRGPLRKACRFATASHFRRAESTPFGDFNGNVAEAIVGCLLTALGQRRAGVGDLLLLEVQRGRRPTELDPADRDAIRLAVSCGVVVVEAAGNGGYDLDRLRDPEGRRSLDRRGSAFVDSGAILVGAAEAALPHDRASFSNYGSRVDCFAWGEGVTSGGYGDFDAGATAADLDDFYTNTFNGTSSAAPIIATAAALVQCLHYAEMAAWLSPLMLRRLLSEPDWGTPQGPGVGGFIGVMPDLRRVVGRGLGLAAEVYQRRFVGDDGFGSSLPQGASSCPDVLVLPLPVDSAAEQAQDEASGELGPWVDDATPGGAVELKPGDDLRVLVRARNRGALSGDSVRVSVWPAPVATLLTPDRWYPALHWPGQVGLDLETLITSPGAVVPAGDQLAPVAGFRWQVGPDAAAGMAWVSYLRNSDDAPPPPLTSRDFDRSRWWRYVIGGHGYAIRNLHAIDVSGPQEVELSFEVTGAPDQSRRFDLEVIRRLPSAAAVRLAGPAALIQSLRQRRPWISVSGSSLELPAWPRLRFRDLRLPVAACLPAKLVLPAGDLEVGHEVAIRQLWRGREVGRITWRVRSA